A genome region from Meleagris gallopavo isolate NT-WF06-2002-E0010 breed Aviagen turkey brand Nicholas breeding stock chromosome 7, Turkey_5.1, whole genome shotgun sequence includes the following:
- the MAP3K19 gene encoding mitogen-activated protein kinase kinase kinase 19 isoform X2 produces the protein MSEKQKIKRRSTEGRGAVVALPNADKTVKEICDSYKALGKNSQKTPTTRLWPDKQVARCQSKKQLTLQMGQHTSLPFLLKKEIIRHGFDFSFLLQASCPESNVPKSFKDMQQRFNIAILENRIKRSEFHLPPVTFQPVRTSHLAPLNDIFVNKHTKIRNILNIMKSISQPIKSATKFYQYQLGNIVIRQAEKCSGVIVATISEKFTPTEGLYCFSKNKYYEYSNNKKEEIENNLKWTEAEVGANTEQYDQKKSHFSVACENVDIMTQDSFCDAYPFYLSSSNALKNCGIFTALCPVSKNTALCPMSKNILRAGEKEEREEKSYKTGIEENITDIILHCRPCEDTESEPIVLSDCNLDSSCKNEVIESCHVLEYNSVAAVIPGEEVQGFSGKQTENNMCLLKVERENEAMSEVTAKSQSELVPVVHVTFSEQELPRKPCIAKHPARRRSTVRSLPPHISQSFNVLARKDNDKSEIKLNKNKCSSRSKMSSKTRTAEGLVISDEISINHNTQKRNAKRQIFPSLQLPCVGSETFLKCQKKPPQHNKCNFLQSSQRVKKQSSSCSCKNLVISKKPVTPLSLQYAQSASEFVQLKYSDMFKKINSNDKGPDVYEMFGTPVYSHVRELDHLENSFYRDVCSAPPGGCTASTCSSTCNKRRDSSRIRNTQKRTHSKPKKTKSVTKQKQKGLQANNKIIELSGSNTEQDNVISSGPDCQIQTSSSVTLFHGNTDHQLIFLEELSESTKPSKILSNSKLSTIKEASLEQSLDSQDLSNHQIDASCSQDLLQLSNKVDIECAALRNNLITADQNICVPQYRVDMNGCKSLESDQVSFETLNQGEALPFSDKQECQLLTNKLSHSWSYTPQNSILANELSQPPMIQTTNVTSPSFQTSRNILSWAGNKDVTDELLCCLAAELLMLEDKDINSSRTKYAGSKMQNTCTKEEGNMMNRDGEIADNDLEKSYRKAFLASSEESGLLNFEESTQVSGSNLNNKDTIMWTRGEVLGKGAYGTVYCGLTNQGQLIAVKQVVLDTSDRLTTEKEYQKLHEEVDLLKTLKHVNIVTYLGTCLEENILSIFMEFVPGGSISSILSRFGPLPEIVLCKYTKQILEGVAYLHDNCVVHRDIKGNNVMLMPNGIVKLIDFGCARRLAWVSLSGTHSEMLKSVHGTPYWMAPEVINESGYGRKSDIWSVGCTVFEMATGKPPLASMDRVAAMFYIGAHRGLMPSLPDRFSGTAVDFVHACLTRDQHERPSALQLLDHPFMKGRQ, from the exons atgtctgaaaagcagaaaattaagaGGAGAAGCACAGAAG GTCGTGGAGCTGTTGTTGCTCTTCCAAATGCAGATAAGACAGTGAAAGAAATCTGTGATTCATACAAAGCTCTAGGAAAAAATAG ccaaaaaacaccaacaacCAGACTGTGGCCAGATAAACAAGTGGCACGTTGTCAAAGTAAAAAGCAGTTAACATTACAGATGGGACAGCACACCTCTCTACCTTTCCTGCTGAAGAAAGAGATCATAAGGCATGGCTTTGATTTCAGCTTTCTGCTACAGGCCTCATGCCCAGAATCCAACGTTCCAAAATCTTTTAAGGATATGCAGCAAA gGTTTAATATAGCAATACTAGAAAACAGGATCAAGAGGTCTGAG TTCCATTTGCCACCAGTGACATTTCAGCCTGTAAGAACAAGTCATCTTGCTCCTCTAAATGATATTTTCGTCAATAAGCACACCAagatcagaaatattttgaatatcaTGAAGTCTATTTCTCAGCCTATAAAATCAGCTACTAAATTTTATCAGTATCAGTTAGGCAACATAGTAATAAGACAAGCTGAAAAGTGTTCAGGTGTGATTGTGGCTACTATTTCTGAGAAGTTCACTCCAACAGAAGGCTTGTACTGCTTCAGCAAGAATAAATATTATGAGTACTCTAacaataagaaagaagaaattgaaaacaatttgaaatgGACAGAAGCTGAGGTAGGTGCCAATACTGAACAGTACGACCAGAAGAAGTCCCACTTTTCAGTAGCTTGTGAGAATGTAGATATTATGACCCAAGACAGTTTTTGTGATGCTTATCCTTTTTACCTGAGCTCAAGTAACGCTCTGAAAAACTGTGGAATATTTACAGCTCTGTGTCCTGTGTCaaaaaacacagctctgtgtcctatgtcaaaaaacattttaagagctggtgaaaaggaagaaagagaagagaagtcCTATAAAACTGgtatagaagaaaacattacagACATAATACTGCACTGTAGACCATGTGAAGACACTGAGAGTGAACCCATCGTGCTTAGTGATTGTAATTTAGATTCTTCATGTAAAAATGAAGTGATTGAGTCCTGCCATGTCTTAGAATATAATTCTGTAGCTGCAGTAATTCCTGGAGAAGAAGTGCAAGgtttttctggaaaacaaacagaaaataatatgtGTCTTCTCAAGgttgaaagggaaaatgaagcaATGTCAGAAGTGACTGCAAAAAGTCAAAGTGAGCTTGTTCCTGTTGTCCATGTTACTTTCTCTGAACAAGAACTACCTAGGAAACCATGCATTGCTAAACATCCTGCCAGAAGAAGGAGCACTGTTCGTAGCCTGCCTCCTCATATCAGTCAGAGCTTCAATGTTCTTGCTCGCAAAGACAATGACAAAAGTGAGATAaagctgaataaaaacaaatgttcatCAAGATCTAAAATGAGTAGCAAGACAAGGACAGCTGAAGGGTTAGTTATTTCTGATGAGATTTCCATAAATCATAATACACAAAAGAGGAATGCCAAGAGGCAGATTTTTCCATCTTTGCAACTGCCATGTGTGGGTTCTGAGACTTTCCTGAAGTGtcaaaaaaaaccacctcaaCACaacaaatgtaattttcttCAGAGTTCTCAGAGAGTTAAAAAGCAAAGTTCTTCCTGCAGTTGCAAAAATCTAGTTATCTCAAAGAAACCTGTTACTCCACTTTCTCTACAATATGCACAATCTGCTTCAGAGTTTGTACAACTGAAATACAGTGATAtgttcaagaaaataaattcaaatgacAAAGGCCCAGATGTTTATGAAATGTTTGGAACTCCTGTCTATTCCCACGTGCGTGAGCTTGATCATCTTGAGAACAGTTTTTACAGAGATGTTTGTTCTGCTCCACCTGGGGGATGCACTGCTAGCACCTGCAGTTCTACCTGCAATAAAAGAAGAGATAGCAGCCGAATAAGAAATACTCAAAAGAGAACACATTCTAAGCCAAAGAAGACTAAATCTGTCactaaacaaaagcagaaaggctTACAAGCAAACAATAAAATTATTGAATTGAGTGGTAGCAACACAGAGCAAGATAATGTAATATCTTCTGGTCCGGATTGTCAAATACAAACTTCAAGTAGTGTGACATTGTTTCATGGAAACACAGATCATCAGCTTATATTTTTAGAAGAGCTTTCAGAATCAACCAAGCCAAGCAAAATTCTTTCAAATTCAAAGTTATCAACTATTAAAGAAGCCTCTTTGGAGCAGTCTCTAGACAGTCAGGATTTATCCAACCATCAGATAGAtgcttcctgcagccaggaTCTTCTTCAACTCAGCAATAAAGTCGACATAGAATGTGCTGCTCTAAGAAACAATTTAATAACAGCAGACCAGAACATTTGTGTACCCCAGTACAGAGTGGATATGAATGGCTGCAAAAGCCTGGAATCAGACCAGGTCTCCTTCGAGACTCTAAATCAGGGAGAAGCATTGCCCTTTTCAGATAAACAGGAGTGTCAACTCCTTACAAACAAGTTAAGTCACAGTTGGTCATACACACCTCAGAACAGTATTTTGGCAAATGAACTCAGTCAGCCTCCAATGATTCAGACAACAAATGTTACAAGCCCCAGTTTCCAAACAAGTCGAAACATTTTGTCTTGGGCAGGTAATAAGGATGTAACCGATGAGTTGCTTTGTTGTCTGGCTGCAGAATTGCTAATGCTCGAAGATAAAGACATCAACTCTTCAAGGACAAAATATGCAGGTTCTAAAATGCAGAATACCTGTACTAAAGAAGAAGGAAACATGATGAACAGGGATGGAGAAATAGCAGATAATGATCTAGAGAag AGTTACAGAAAAGCCTTTCTGGCATCAAGTGAAGAAAGTGGACTGCTGAACTTTGAGGAGTCTACTCAAGTATCAGGAAGCAATTTAAATAACAAGGATACTATCATGTGGACAAGAGGTGAAGTCCTTGGAAAGGGAGCTTATGGCACA GTATACTGTGGTCTGACAAACCAAGGACAATTAATAGCTGTAAAGCAGGTTGTTTTGGATACGTCAGATCGACTGACTACAGAAAAGGAGTACCAGAAGCTGCATGAGGAAGTTGATCTTCTGAAGACATTGAAGCATGTCAATATTGTAACTTACTTAGGAACTTgtctggaagaaaacattttaagtattttcatgGAGTTTGTTCCTGGTGGCTCAATTTCCAGTATTCTTAGTCGTTTTGGTCCATTGCCAGAAATTGTCCTTTGTAAATACACGAAACAAATTCTAGAAGGGGTTGCATATTTACATGACAATTGTGTAGTACATAGAGATATCAAGGGCAATAATGTTATGCTCATGCCAAATGGAATAGTAAAGCTAATTGACTTTGGCTGTGCCCGGCGTTTAGCTTGGGTCAGCCTCAGCGGCACACACAGCGAGATGCTCAAGTCTGTGCATGGGACTCCATATTGGATGGCACCAGAAGTTATCAATGAATCTGGATATGGGAGGAAATCAGACATCTGGAGCGTTGGCTGCACAGTGTTTGAGATGGCAACAGGAAAACCACCACTGGCTTCCATGGACAGGGTAGCAGCCATGTTCTATATTGGGGCTCACAGGGGACTGATGCCTTCCCTACCTGATCGATTCTCTGGAACTGCAGTGGACTTTGTGCATGCATGCTTAACCAG AGATCAACATGAAcgcccttctgctctgcagttGTTGGACCATCCCTTTATGAAAGGAAGACAGTGA
- the MAP3K19 gene encoding mitogen-activated protein kinase kinase kinase 19 isoform X1: MKGFQDLKTSKDSMSEKQKIKRRSTEGRGAVVALPNADKTVKEICDSYKALGKNSQKTPTTRLWPDKQVARCQSKKQLTLQMGQHTSLPFLLKKEIIRHGFDFSFLLQASCPESNVPKSFKDMQQRFNIAILENRIKRSEFHLPPVTFQPVRTSHLAPLNDIFVNKHTKIRNILNIMKSISQPIKSATKFYQYQLGNIVIRQAEKCSGVIVATISEKFTPTEGLYCFSKNKYYEYSNNKKEEIENNLKWTEAEVGANTEQYDQKKSHFSVACENVDIMTQDSFCDAYPFYLSSSNALKNCGIFTALCPVSKNTALCPMSKNILRAGEKEEREEKSYKTGIEENITDIILHCRPCEDTESEPIVLSDCNLDSSCKNEVIESCHVLEYNSVAAVIPGEEVQGFSGKQTENNMCLLKVERENEAMSEVTAKSQSELVPVVHVTFSEQELPRKPCIAKHPARRRSTVRSLPPHISQSFNVLARKDNDKSEIKLNKNKCSSRSKMSSKTRTAEGLVISDEISINHNTQKRNAKRQIFPSLQLPCVGSETFLKCQKKPPQHNKCNFLQSSQRVKKQSSSCSCKNLVISKKPVTPLSLQYAQSASEFVQLKYSDMFKKINSNDKGPDVYEMFGTPVYSHVRELDHLENSFYRDVCSAPPGGCTASTCSSTCNKRRDSSRIRNTQKRTHSKPKKTKSVTKQKQKGLQANNKIIELSGSNTEQDNVISSGPDCQIQTSSSVTLFHGNTDHQLIFLEELSESTKPSKILSNSKLSTIKEASLEQSLDSQDLSNHQIDASCSQDLLQLSNKVDIECAALRNNLITADQNICVPQYRVDMNGCKSLESDQVSFETLNQGEALPFSDKQECQLLTNKLSHSWSYTPQNSILANELSQPPMIQTTNVTSPSFQTSRNILSWAGNKDVTDELLCCLAAELLMLEDKDINSSRTKYAGSKMQNTCTKEEGNMMNRDGEIADNDLEKSYRKAFLASSEESGLLNFEESTQVSGSNLNNKDTIMWTRGEVLGKGAYGTVYCGLTNQGQLIAVKQVVLDTSDRLTTEKEYQKLHEEVDLLKTLKHVNIVTYLGTCLEENILSIFMEFVPGGSISSILSRFGPLPEIVLCKYTKQILEGVAYLHDNCVVHRDIKGNNVMLMPNGIVKLIDFGCARRLAWVSLSGTHSEMLKSVHGTPYWMAPEVINESGYGRKSDIWSVGCTVFEMATGKPPLASMDRVAAMFYIGAHRGLMPSLPDRFSGTAVDFVHACLTRDQHERPSALQLLDHPFMKGRQ, from the exons ATGAAGGG GTTTCAGGACCTTAAAACATCTAAGGACAGTatgtctgaaaagcagaaaattaagaGGAGAAGCACAGAAG GTCGTGGAGCTGTTGTTGCTCTTCCAAATGCAGATAAGACAGTGAAAGAAATCTGTGATTCATACAAAGCTCTAGGAAAAAATAG ccaaaaaacaccaacaacCAGACTGTGGCCAGATAAACAAGTGGCACGTTGTCAAAGTAAAAAGCAGTTAACATTACAGATGGGACAGCACACCTCTCTACCTTTCCTGCTGAAGAAAGAGATCATAAGGCATGGCTTTGATTTCAGCTTTCTGCTACAGGCCTCATGCCCAGAATCCAACGTTCCAAAATCTTTTAAGGATATGCAGCAAA gGTTTAATATAGCAATACTAGAAAACAGGATCAAGAGGTCTGAG TTCCATTTGCCACCAGTGACATTTCAGCCTGTAAGAACAAGTCATCTTGCTCCTCTAAATGATATTTTCGTCAATAAGCACACCAagatcagaaatattttgaatatcaTGAAGTCTATTTCTCAGCCTATAAAATCAGCTACTAAATTTTATCAGTATCAGTTAGGCAACATAGTAATAAGACAAGCTGAAAAGTGTTCAGGTGTGATTGTGGCTACTATTTCTGAGAAGTTCACTCCAACAGAAGGCTTGTACTGCTTCAGCAAGAATAAATATTATGAGTACTCTAacaataagaaagaagaaattgaaaacaatttgaaatgGACAGAAGCTGAGGTAGGTGCCAATACTGAACAGTACGACCAGAAGAAGTCCCACTTTTCAGTAGCTTGTGAGAATGTAGATATTATGACCCAAGACAGTTTTTGTGATGCTTATCCTTTTTACCTGAGCTCAAGTAACGCTCTGAAAAACTGTGGAATATTTACAGCTCTGTGTCCTGTGTCaaaaaacacagctctgtgtcctatgtcaaaaaacattttaagagctggtgaaaaggaagaaagagaagagaagtcCTATAAAACTGgtatagaagaaaacattacagACATAATACTGCACTGTAGACCATGTGAAGACACTGAGAGTGAACCCATCGTGCTTAGTGATTGTAATTTAGATTCTTCATGTAAAAATGAAGTGATTGAGTCCTGCCATGTCTTAGAATATAATTCTGTAGCTGCAGTAATTCCTGGAGAAGAAGTGCAAGgtttttctggaaaacaaacagaaaataatatgtGTCTTCTCAAGgttgaaagggaaaatgaagcaATGTCAGAAGTGACTGCAAAAAGTCAAAGTGAGCTTGTTCCTGTTGTCCATGTTACTTTCTCTGAACAAGAACTACCTAGGAAACCATGCATTGCTAAACATCCTGCCAGAAGAAGGAGCACTGTTCGTAGCCTGCCTCCTCATATCAGTCAGAGCTTCAATGTTCTTGCTCGCAAAGACAATGACAAAAGTGAGATAaagctgaataaaaacaaatgttcatCAAGATCTAAAATGAGTAGCAAGACAAGGACAGCTGAAGGGTTAGTTATTTCTGATGAGATTTCCATAAATCATAATACACAAAAGAGGAATGCCAAGAGGCAGATTTTTCCATCTTTGCAACTGCCATGTGTGGGTTCTGAGACTTTCCTGAAGTGtcaaaaaaaaccacctcaaCACaacaaatgtaattttcttCAGAGTTCTCAGAGAGTTAAAAAGCAAAGTTCTTCCTGCAGTTGCAAAAATCTAGTTATCTCAAAGAAACCTGTTACTCCACTTTCTCTACAATATGCACAATCTGCTTCAGAGTTTGTACAACTGAAATACAGTGATAtgttcaagaaaataaattcaaatgacAAAGGCCCAGATGTTTATGAAATGTTTGGAACTCCTGTCTATTCCCACGTGCGTGAGCTTGATCATCTTGAGAACAGTTTTTACAGAGATGTTTGTTCTGCTCCACCTGGGGGATGCACTGCTAGCACCTGCAGTTCTACCTGCAATAAAAGAAGAGATAGCAGCCGAATAAGAAATACTCAAAAGAGAACACATTCTAAGCCAAAGAAGACTAAATCTGTCactaaacaaaagcagaaaggctTACAAGCAAACAATAAAATTATTGAATTGAGTGGTAGCAACACAGAGCAAGATAATGTAATATCTTCTGGTCCGGATTGTCAAATACAAACTTCAAGTAGTGTGACATTGTTTCATGGAAACACAGATCATCAGCTTATATTTTTAGAAGAGCTTTCAGAATCAACCAAGCCAAGCAAAATTCTTTCAAATTCAAAGTTATCAACTATTAAAGAAGCCTCTTTGGAGCAGTCTCTAGACAGTCAGGATTTATCCAACCATCAGATAGAtgcttcctgcagccaggaTCTTCTTCAACTCAGCAATAAAGTCGACATAGAATGTGCTGCTCTAAGAAACAATTTAATAACAGCAGACCAGAACATTTGTGTACCCCAGTACAGAGTGGATATGAATGGCTGCAAAAGCCTGGAATCAGACCAGGTCTCCTTCGAGACTCTAAATCAGGGAGAAGCATTGCCCTTTTCAGATAAACAGGAGTGTCAACTCCTTACAAACAAGTTAAGTCACAGTTGGTCATACACACCTCAGAACAGTATTTTGGCAAATGAACTCAGTCAGCCTCCAATGATTCAGACAACAAATGTTACAAGCCCCAGTTTCCAAACAAGTCGAAACATTTTGTCTTGGGCAGGTAATAAGGATGTAACCGATGAGTTGCTTTGTTGTCTGGCTGCAGAATTGCTAATGCTCGAAGATAAAGACATCAACTCTTCAAGGACAAAATATGCAGGTTCTAAAATGCAGAATACCTGTACTAAAGAAGAAGGAAACATGATGAACAGGGATGGAGAAATAGCAGATAATGATCTAGAGAag AGTTACAGAAAAGCCTTTCTGGCATCAAGTGAAGAAAGTGGACTGCTGAACTTTGAGGAGTCTACTCAAGTATCAGGAAGCAATTTAAATAACAAGGATACTATCATGTGGACAAGAGGTGAAGTCCTTGGAAAGGGAGCTTATGGCACA GTATACTGTGGTCTGACAAACCAAGGACAATTAATAGCTGTAAAGCAGGTTGTTTTGGATACGTCAGATCGACTGACTACAGAAAAGGAGTACCAGAAGCTGCATGAGGAAGTTGATCTTCTGAAGACATTGAAGCATGTCAATATTGTAACTTACTTAGGAACTTgtctggaagaaaacattttaagtattttcatgGAGTTTGTTCCTGGTGGCTCAATTTCCAGTATTCTTAGTCGTTTTGGTCCATTGCCAGAAATTGTCCTTTGTAAATACACGAAACAAATTCTAGAAGGGGTTGCATATTTACATGACAATTGTGTAGTACATAGAGATATCAAGGGCAATAATGTTATGCTCATGCCAAATGGAATAGTAAAGCTAATTGACTTTGGCTGTGCCCGGCGTTTAGCTTGGGTCAGCCTCAGCGGCACACACAGCGAGATGCTCAAGTCTGTGCATGGGACTCCATATTGGATGGCACCAGAAGTTATCAATGAATCTGGATATGGGAGGAAATCAGACATCTGGAGCGTTGGCTGCACAGTGTTTGAGATGGCAACAGGAAAACCACCACTGGCTTCCATGGACAGGGTAGCAGCCATGTTCTATATTGGGGCTCACAGGGGACTGATGCCTTCCCTACCTGATCGATTCTCTGGAACTGCAGTGGACTTTGTGCATGCATGCTTAACCAG AGATCAACATGAAcgcccttctgctctgcagttGTTGGACCATCCCTTTATGAAAGGAAGACAGTGA